A portion of the Streptomyces erythrochromogenes genome contains these proteins:
- a CDS encoding DUF397 domain-containing protein, which yields MTAQPAWRKSSFCGDGDACVYVAVTPGALVKVADRVDPAHLVLATTQAAWADFLRAVKETG from the coding sequence ATGACCGCTCAGCCCGCGTGGCGGAAGTCCTCGTTCTGCGGCGACGGCGACGCCTGCGTCTACGTCGCCGTCACCCCCGGAGCCCTCGTGAAGGTCGCCGACCGCGTCGACCCCGCCCATCTGGTCCTCGCCACGACCCAGGCCGCCTGGGCGGACTTCCTGCGCGCGGTCAAGGAGACCGGCTGA
- a CDS encoding histone-like nucleoid-structuring protein Lsr2: protein MAQKVQVLLVDDLDGGEADETVTFALDGKTYEIDLTTANAEKLRGLLDPYTKGGRRTGGRASAARAKGRASAATGNPDTAEIRAWAKENGYNVNDRGRVPAEIREAYEKAKG from the coding sequence GTGGCACAGAAGGTTCAGGTCCTTCTTGTCGACGACCTCGACGGTGGCGAGGCGGACGAGACGGTGACGTTCGCTCTGGATGGCAAGACCTACGAGATCGACCTCACCACCGCCAACGCTGAAAAGCTCCGCGGTCTGCTCGACCCGTACACCAAGGGCGGCCGCCGCACCGGTGGCCGTGCCTCCGCGGCCCGCGCCAAGGGCCGTGCCTCCGCGGCGACCGGCAACCCGGACACCGCCGAGATCCGCGCGTGGGCCAAGGAGAACGGCTACAACGTGAACGACCGCGGCCGCGTCCCGGCCGAGATCCGCGAGGCCTACGAGAAGGCCAAGGGCTGA
- a CDS encoding ATP-dependent Clp protease ATP-binding subunit, producing the protein MFERFTDRARRVVVLAQEEARMLNHNYIGTEHILLGLIHEGEGVAAKALESLGISLEAVRQQVEEIIGQGQQAPSGHIPFTPRAKKVLELSLREALQLGHNYIGTEHILLGLIREGEGVAAQVLVKLGADLNRVRQQVIQLLSGYTGGGKESATAGGPAEGTPSTSLVLDQFGRNLTQAARESKLDPVIGREKEIERVMQVLSRRTKNNPVLIGEPGVGKTAVVEGLAQAIVKGEVPETLKDKHLYTLDLGALVAGSRYRGDFEERLKKVLKEIRTRGDIILFIDELHTLVGAGAAEGAIDAASILKPMLARGELQTIGATTLDEYRKHLEKDAALERRFQPIQVAEPSLPHTIEILKGLRDRYEAHHRVSITDEALVQAATLADRYISDRFLPDKAIDLIDEAGSRMRIRRMTAPPDLREFDEKIAGVRRDKESAIDSQDFEKAASLRDKEKQLLAAKTKREKEWKSGDMDVVAEVDGELIAEVLATATGIPVFKLTEEESSRLLRMEDELHRRVIGQKDAIKALSQAIRRTRAGLKDPKRPGGSFIFAGPSGVGKTELSKTLAEFLFGDEDALISLDMSEFSEKHTVSRLFGSPPGYVGYEEGGQLTEKVRRKPFSVVLFDEVEKAHPDIFNSLLQILEDGRLTDSQGRVVDFKNTVIIMTTNLGTRDISKGFNLGFAAQGDTKTGYDRMKAKVNEELKQHFRPEFLNRVDDTVVFHQLTEEDIIQIVDLMIAKVDERLKDRDMGIELSGDAKLLLAKRGYDPILGARPLRRTIQREIEDILSEKILFGELRPGHIVVVGKEGEGEEAKFTFRGEEKSALPDLPPIEATGSGPDLSKGA; encoded by the coding sequence ATGTTCGAGAGGTTCACCGACCGCGCGCGGCGGGTTGTCGTCCTGGCTCAGGAAGAAGCCCGGATGCTCAACCACAACTACATCGGCACCGAGCACATCCTCCTGGGCTTGATCCACGAGGGTGAGGGTGTCGCCGCTAAGGCCCTGGAGAGCCTCGGGATTTCGCTCGAGGCTGTTCGCCAGCAGGTTGAGGAGATCATCGGTCAGGGGCAGCAGGCCCCGTCCGGCCACATCCCCTTCACCCCGCGGGCGAAGAAGGTCCTGGAGCTTTCGCTCCGAGAGGCCCTCCAGCTCGGCCACAACTACATCGGCACCGAGCACATCCTGCTCGGCCTGATCCGCGAGGGCGAGGGCGTCGCAGCCCAGGTCCTCGTGAAGCTGGGCGCCGATCTCAACCGAGTCCGGCAGCAGGTCATCCAGCTGCTCTCCGGCTACACCGGCGGGGGCAAGGAGTCGGCCACGGCCGGCGGCCCGGCCGAGGGCACGCCCTCGACCTCGCTGGTCCTGGACCAGTTCGGCCGCAACCTCACCCAGGCTGCCCGCGAATCCAAGCTCGACCCGGTCATCGGGCGCGAGAAGGAGATCGAGCGGGTCATGCAGGTGCTGTCCCGCCGTACCAAGAACAACCCGGTCCTCATCGGCGAGCCCGGCGTCGGCAAGACCGCCGTCGTCGAGGGCCTGGCGCAGGCGATCGTCAAGGGCGAGGTCCCCGAGACCCTCAAGGACAAGCACCTCTACACGCTTGACCTCGGCGCCCTGGTCGCCGGTTCCCGCTACCGCGGTGACTTCGAGGAGCGCCTGAAGAAGGTGCTCAAGGAGATCCGCACCCGCGGCGACATCATCCTGTTCATCGACGAGCTCCACACCCTCGTGGGTGCGGGCGCCGCCGAGGGCGCGATCGACGCCGCCAGCATCCTCAAGCCCATGCTGGCCCGTGGTGAGCTCCAGACCATCGGTGCCACGACGCTCGACGAGTACCGCAAGCACCTCGAGAAGGACGCGGCCCTCGAGCGCCGCTTCCAGCCGATCCAGGTGGCGGAGCCTTCCCTCCCCCACACGATCGAGATCCTCAAGGGCCTGCGCGACCGCTACGAGGCCCACCACCGCGTCTCCATCACGGACGAGGCCCTCGTCCAGGCGGCGACGCTGGCGGACCGCTACATCTCGGACCGCTTCCTCCCGGACAAGGCGATCGACCTGATCGACGAGGCCGGCTCCCGGATGCGCATCCGCCGGATGACGGCGCCGCCGGACCTCCGCGAGTTCGACGAGAAGATCGCGGGCGTGCGCCGCGACAAGGAGTCGGCCATCGACTCCCAGGACTTCGAGAAGGCAGCCTCTCTCCGTGACAAGGAGAAGCAGCTGCTGGCGGCGAAGACCAAGCGCGAGAAGGAATGGAAGTCCGGCGACATGGACGTCGTCGCCGAGGTCGACGGCGAGCTCATCGCCGAGGTCCTCGCGACCGCGACCGGCATTCCCGTCTTCAAGCTCACCGAGGAGGAGTCCTCGCGACTGCTCCGCATGGAGGACGAGCTCCACCGTCGGGTCATCGGCCAGAAGGACGCCATCAAGGCGCTCTCGCAGGCGATCCGCCGTACCCGTGCGGGTCTGAAGGACCCGAAGCGCCCGGGTGGCTCGTTCATCTTCGCCGGCCCGTCCGGTGTCGGTAAGACCGAGCTCTCCAAGACGCTCGCCGAATTCCTCTTCGGCGACGAGGACGCGCTGATCTCCCTCGACATGTCGGAGTTCAGCGAGAAGCACACGGTTTCCCGCCTCTTCGGTTCGCCCCCCGGTTACGTGGGCTACGAAGAGGGTGGCCAGCTCACCGAGAAGGTGCGCCGGAAGCCGTTCTCCGTCGTCCTCTTCGACGAGGTCGAGAAGGCCCACCCGGATATCTTCAATTCCCTTCTCCAGATCCTGGAGGACGGTCGCCTGACCGACTCCCAGGGCCGGGTCGTGGACTTCAAGAACACGGTCATCATCATGACGACCAACCTGGGTACCCGGGACATCTCGAAGGGCTTCAACCTGGGCTTCGCGGCGCAGGGCGACACGAAGACCGGCTACGACCGGATGAAGGCGAAGGTCAACGAAGAGCTCAAGCAGCACTTCCGGCCCGAGTTCCTGAACCGTGTCGACGACACGGTCGTCTTCCACCAGCTCACCGAGGAAGACATCATCCAGATCGTCGACCTGATGATCGCGAAGGTCGACGAGCGCCTCAAGGACCGCGACATGGGCATCGAGCTGAGCGGCGACGCCAAGCTCCTGCTCGCCAAGCGCGGCTACGACCCGATCCTGGGTGCCCGGCCGCTGCGCCGGACCATCCAGCGCGAGATCGAGGACATCCTGTCGGAGAAGATCCTCTTCGGCGAGCTGCGTCCCGGTCACATCGTGGTCGTCGGCAAGGAGGGTGAGGGCGAGGAAGCCAAGTTCACCTTCCGCGGCGAGGAGAAGTCGGCCCTGCCCGACCTCCCCCCGATCGAGGCCACGGGCTCCGGCCCGGACCTGTCGAAGGGCGCGTAA
- a CDS encoding amino-acid N-acetyltransferase, whose amino-acid sequence MGEFSSAHAETVTIRRARTRDVPALRRLLDQYVQQRILLDKAPVVLYEDIQEFWVAERDSDAQVVGCGALHVMWEDLAEVRTLAVDRDLKGAGVGHQVLQQLLSTARALGVSRVFCLTFEVEFFAKHGFVEIGETPVETDVYMELLRSYDEGVAEFLGLERVKPNTLGNSRMLLHL is encoded by the coding sequence ATGGGAGAGTTTTCCTCTGCACATGCAGAAACAGTGACGATCCGCCGCGCCCGCACACGCGATGTTCCCGCGCTGCGCCGCCTCCTCGACCAGTACGTGCAGCAGCGGATCCTGCTCGACAAAGCACCGGTCGTCCTTTACGAGGACATCCAGGAGTTCTGGGTCGCGGAACGCGACTCCGATGCACAGGTGGTGGGCTGCGGTGCACTCCACGTGATGTGGGAAGACCTGGCCGAAGTGCGCACTCTCGCCGTGGACCGCGACTTGAAGGGTGCCGGCGTCGGCCATCAGGTGCTCCAGCAGTTGTTGAGCACCGCCCGCGCGCTCGGGGTGAGCCGCGTTTTCTGCCTGACCTTCGAAGTCGAGTTCTTCGCGAAGCACGGCTTCGTCGAGATCGGCGAGACCCCGGTCGAGACCGATGTCTACATGGAGCTCTTGCGTTCCTATGACGAGGGCGTCGCCGAGTTCCTCGGTCTCGAACGAGTGAAGCCGAACACCTTGGGCAACAGTCGGATGCTTCTGCACCTCTGA
- a CDS encoding threonine aldolase family protein, translated as MSDSDDEMQHTARLVAAWRAADRTLTRSPREATVGEALAGLAEAPYDYDMDAPGDIYGDGVVAELERRVAQLLGTQDAAFFPSGTMAQQVALRCWAGRTGNPVVALHPMSHPEMWEGEALSTVSGLRVVHPTTGAHQMTAEEVEAVREPFGTLMLELPLREAGFLLPTWEELQALVEAGREREAAIHFDGARLWECTVHFGRPLPEIAGLADSVYVSFYKSLGGLSGAALAGSREFVEETRVWRHRYGGQIFRQFPQALAALAGLERELPRLPSYVAQARRVAGALREALAKSGVPWSRVHPEEPHTHQFQVWLPYDPDRLTDAGLRQAEETGTVLFRRWSAGGPPGLAVTEVDVTQPGLSWTESDVHEAVSAFVARI; from the coding sequence ATGAGCGACAGCGACGACGAAATGCAGCACACGGCCCGGCTCGTGGCGGCCTGGCGGGCGGCGGACAGGACCCTGACCCGCAGTCCGCGCGAAGCCACGGTGGGTGAAGCCCTGGCGGGGCTCGCCGAGGCCCCGTACGACTACGACATGGACGCGCCGGGCGACATCTACGGCGACGGGGTCGTCGCGGAGCTGGAGCGGCGGGTGGCGCAGCTGCTCGGGACGCAGGACGCCGCGTTCTTCCCGAGCGGCACGATGGCGCAGCAGGTCGCCCTGCGCTGCTGGGCCGGCCGGACCGGGAACCCGGTCGTGGCGCTGCACCCGATGAGCCACCCGGAGATGTGGGAGGGCGAGGCACTGTCGACGGTCTCCGGGCTGCGGGTCGTCCACCCGACGACCGGGGCGCACCAGATGACCGCGGAGGAGGTCGAGGCCGTCCGTGAGCCCTTCGGCACGCTGATGCTGGAGCTGCCGCTGCGCGAGGCCGGGTTCCTGCTGCCCACCTGGGAGGAGCTTCAGGCGCTGGTCGAGGCGGGCCGGGAGCGGGAGGCTGCGATCCACTTCGACGGCGCCCGGCTGTGGGAGTGCACCGTCCACTTCGGCCGCCCGCTGCCGGAGATCGCCGGGCTCGCCGACTCCGTTTACGTCTCGTTCTACAAGTCGCTCGGCGGCCTGAGCGGGGCGGCCCTGGCCGGGTCGCGGGAGTTCGTCGAGGAGACCAGGGTCTGGCGCCACCGCTACGGGGGCCAGATCTTCCGCCAGTTCCCGCAGGCCCTGGCCGCGCTGGCCGGGCTGGAGCGGGAGCTGCCGCGGCTGCCGTCGTACGTCGCCCAGGCGCGGAGGGTGGCCGGGGCGCTGCGCGAGGCCCTCGCGAAGTCCGGCGTCCCGTGGTCGCGCGTCCACCCCGAGGAGCCGCACACGCACCAGTTCCAGGTGTGGCTGCCGTACGACCCGGACCGGCTGACGGACGCGGGCCTGCGGCAGGCGGAGGAGACGGGCACGGTCCTCTTCCGCCGCTGGTCGGCCGGGGGGCCGCCGGGCCTCGCGGTGACCGAGGTGGACGTCACGCAGCCGGGCCTGTCCTGGACGGAGTCAGACGTCCACGAGGCGGTCTCGGCCTTCGTGGCCCGTATCTGA
- a CDS encoding BlaI/MecI/CopY family transcriptional regulator, translating to MPRPLGELEDAVMTRVWQWNRPVTVREVLEDLQQERSIAYTTVMTVMDNLHQKGWVRREAEGRAYRYTAVSTRAAYSAALMNEAWSTSDNPAAALVAFFGMMSAEQREALRDAVRVVQYDDESVPEAPAEPRAEAPAEPSPEPPAPPEAEDESAEPPRPPGR from the coding sequence GTGCCTCGCCCCTTGGGAGAACTCGAAGACGCCGTCATGACGCGGGTGTGGCAGTGGAACCGCCCGGTCACCGTTCGGGAAGTCCTGGAAGACCTCCAGCAGGAACGGTCCATCGCGTACACCACGGTCATGACCGTTATGGACAATCTCCATCAGAAGGGCTGGGTCCGCCGGGAAGCCGAAGGCCGCGCCTATCGATATACGGCGGTCTCCACCCGCGCCGCCTACTCGGCCGCACTGATGAACGAAGCCTGGTCGACGAGCGACAACCCCGCCGCCGCTCTCGTCGCCTTCTTCGGCATGATGTCCGCGGAACAGCGCGAAGCGCTCCGGGACGCCGTCCGCGTCGTCCAGTACGACGACGAGTCCGTCCCCGAGGCCCCGGCGGAACCCCGTGCGGAAGCCCCCGCCGAACCCTCCCCGGAACCCCCCGCGCCGCCGGAAGCCGAAGACGAGTCCGCCGAGCCCCCGAGGCCGCCGGGGCGATAG
- a CDS encoding SCO3374 family protein produces the protein MAATVLPTVPPPRVAPEEDAYAAWYGRVLGWTVTGGPPVQLVTGIGFDVLELPSDAGTALLRRPVATGPVAVMGRRMRFLVAPGSAEELDGLLDWLEWGGVALDLTALGAGGRITAPAPPGPPPGESPRGAAVWLRPPEQGCEALLPALPGPGRAPGPAHGPDLVRLVAAAATECHRARLGRRTNGVRQPLAFS, from the coding sequence ATGGCCGCAACCGTCCTGCCGACCGTCCCGCCGCCCCGCGTCGCGCCCGAGGAGGACGCGTACGCCGCCTGGTACGGGAGGGTGCTCGGCTGGACCGTCACGGGCGGGCCGCCGGTGCAGCTCGTGACGGGCATCGGCTTCGACGTCCTGGAGCTGCCGTCGGACGCGGGGACGGCGCTGTTGCGCCGGCCGGTCGCCACGGGTCCGGTGGCCGTGATGGGGCGCCGGATGCGGTTCCTGGTGGCCCCCGGGAGCGCAGAGGAGCTCGACGGGCTGCTCGACTGGCTGGAGTGGGGCGGGGTCGCCCTGGATCTGACCGCCCTGGGTGCGGGCGGGCGGATCACCGCCCCGGCTCCTCCGGGGCCGCCCCCGGGAGAAAGCCCTCGGGGGGCCGCCGTGTGGCTGCGACCCCCCGAGCAGGGGTGTGAGGCACTGCTGCCGGCCCTGCCCGGTCCCGGGCGGGCCCCAGGGCCCGCTCACGGGCCCGATCTCGTACGCCTGGTCGCGGCGGCGGCGACGGAATGCCACCGGGCGCGCCTGGGACGGCGTACGAACGGGGTCCGTCAGCCCTTGGCCTTCTCGTAG